The DNA sequence AATTAGAATTTTTTTCATATTAATTTAGTTTTGCTTTTAATTGAACCGTTGTTCCATTTCCTTTTTCACTTTCTATTATAAAATGTGCACCAATGAGATTTGCCCGTTCGCGCATGCAGAGCAATCCCATGGAGAAAGGATTATCTAATTTATTCTTTGATATTCCTTTTCCGTTATCAGCCACCTCCAGCGCCAGTTCTTTTTCTCCTCCGTTTATTCGGATAATTACTTCGCTCGCTTTGGCATGCTTCAAAATATTTGTGAGCGCTTCCTGGCAGATGCGGAAATAGGTGATGGAGATATTTTTTGCAACCTCTTTATTCTCGTCAGATAATAATTCAAACCGGCAGCGGATACCCGTTTTGTCTTCAAAATCTTTTGCCAGCCACCCGAGCGAAGGAATCAGCCCCAGCGTATCCAGAATTCCCGGGCGGAGCGAAGTGGAAATTTTCCGCAGCGACTGAATGCTGTTGTCCACATCTCTCATCATAGCAGTTGCTTTGCTTTCTATTTCATTCTCGGCAGTGCCGAACTTTTTAAAAGTAGAAAGCCCCAGTTTGATTCCCGTAAGTAATTGTCCCAGTTCATCGTGGATTTCTCTTGCTATGTTCGCGCGCTCGTCTTCCAACACCTGGTTAAGGTGAGCGGCAAATGTCCGCACCTGCGCTTCTGCACTCACCAGTTTTTCATTGGCATGTTTCAACTCTGAGGTGCGCTCCTCTACTTTATCTTCCAATTCATTGTTGCATATTTTCAGGTTCTCTTCTGCAATCTTTTTCTCGGTGATGTCAATGCCTGAACCAAGAAAACATTTTCTTCCGAACAATGAAATCAATTGAACCGAAGCGTTCACCCATTTTATCTCCCCGTTTTTAGTTCTTTCCCAAAGTTCAAAATTTTTGCCCAGCTTTTTCTTCATCACTACTGAGGCAATGTTGTCTCTGTCTTTCGGATT is a window from the Bacteroidota bacterium genome containing:
- a CDS encoding PAS domain-containing sensor histidine kinase; the protein is MKRNSKIKKSGNAPGKYPQRVKGKRAAGKKLYTVEHSRYEKPTRVNKESSEIFKNLFFNCPAMMVITDAKTGIVLEVNRQFVKFYGFRKKEIIGKTLKEMNAYVNPKDRDNIASVVMKKKLGKNFELWERTKNGEIKWVNASVQLISLFGRKCFLGSGIDITEKKIAEENLKICNNELEDKVEERTSELKHANEKLVSAEAQVRTFAAHLNQVLEDERANIAREIHDELGQLLTGIKLGLSTFKKFGTAENEIESKATAMMRDVDNSIQSLRKISTSLRPGILDTLGLIPSLGWLAKDFEDKTGIRCRFELLSDENKEVAKNISITYFRICQEALTNILKHAKASEVIIRINGGEKELALEVADNGKGISKNKLDNPFSMGLLCMRERANLIGAHFIIESEKGNGTTVQLKAKLN